Below is a genomic region from Gemmatimonadota bacterium.
GGTTGTGTGGGTCCGAAGGGGCGAAGTCGCAAGTTCGACCTTTTCTATCCATATGTCATCGGCGATGCTCGCGGCTATGGTCTCAATTACCTCCTGGAGCGCCGTCTGACCAATTAGCATTTCGGCATGCAATTGGCACTCTCCGTGCAGCCGCACGCGCACCGCGAGCGAGCGGCCATCCGCGGTCGCTACGGCGCACTCAATTGCCGTCCGTGTGAGCTCGTGAACAGCCCCCGGGCTGTCCGCGGTTGACACGTCGACGCTCGCATGAGCCCACCGAAATACATCAAGCGCGCGATGCGTCACGGCAGATACGTGTCCATCCTCGACTTGCACGAGCGTCGCCCCCTTGGAGCCCGTTTCTCCTATATGGCGTCCTTGCAGGTTTCCGGGGAAAACAATATAGGGATCTGTCTGAAGCACCTCGCGAGTGTGCACGTGCCCGAGGGCCCAGTAGTCGTAACCATGATTCGATAGCTGCTCAACTGTACACGGTGCGTAAGCAGCGTGTCCGTTGCGGCCTGTACACGCTGTATGGAGCAATCCAATATTGAAAAGTCCCGCGCAAGGTTCGGGATATCCCGCCGCCAAATTGTCGGTTACATCGCGTTGCGGAAAACTACGACCGTGAATGGCAACGCCGAGTTGGTCGATTACGATCGACTCTGGCTTACGTGACGAGAGCACGTGGACGTTGTTAGTCAGCTCGAGGCGTCCAATCAGGTCGTTTTCCGCATCGTGATTCCCCAAGATCATGTAGACATCGATGCCCGCGTCACGGAGTTGACGCATTCGCGAGGCGAAGAACAGCCCAGTTGTGTAATCGCGCCATTGTCCGTCGAAAGCATCCCCGGCGATTAGAACAAATCGGCACTCTTCTTCGATCGCAAGAGCGATCAAGTTGTCGAATGCTTGTCGAGATGCGTCGCCGACCCGTTTCGCCTGCTCTGGCGACTTCGAGGCGAGGCCGCGAAGCGGGCTGTCGAGATGAAGATCGGCGGCGTGAATGAAGCTGAATTTCATGGTCAGTACTCGCTCCATCGAGGGACATGAGCTACCTGAGTGCTATCCAACGTCACTCGTGCCGCGGCGCGACGACCGAGGACTGGGAGTGCGAATACACCTGCGTGACTTGTCTGTACTGCCGCGATAGCCGGTTTCAACGCCGGGGCGGACAACGATGATCCTCACGGCATAAAGTATCGGCGATTTACGGTGTTCGTAGGAGGTTGGCGTTCGTCCGACCGTTTTCACGTTGTTGCGGGCGGGTCCCGATAGGTGGCCTGAGTCGGGCGTAGCAGGTCGCTGGGGGGCAATGACGAGCGTGGCCGCGAGAATTCGCGCGGCCTTGGATTTCCGGCCTTGAATTTCCGGCGGTGGGGGAGACAGTGAGGACGACGCGATTACGGCATAGCCCCGGCCTGAGGAGACGCAAAGTCCCTTTTTCTCGGGTGTGTTTCGGCCTAGCCTGTCAGTTTGTTGAGAGCAATGACTCGATTCCGATAGCAGAATTCCGCTTCGCGCGTCGATCGTCGTCAATATACGCGCTAGCGTGTATATTGATTCAATGACCCCGTACCGATCAACAATGGTGATCACGCTGAACGGCGCCTCAGATCCGATGCGCGAGGCAGGACGCAACGACGATCCTGGTAGCGACCGTCATGTGGGATGATTAACAGACTTCCGAGAGAAGCGACCGATGAAACTCACATATGATCCGCAGGCCGACGCTCTTATGATCATCCTCGTTGAGCGCCGCACAAGAGCTGCTCAACGACATCTCGTCACCCGCGAAATCGCACCAGCCATGTACCTTGATCTGGATGCGCGCGGCAATCCCGTGTCCATCGAAATCCTCGATGCGAGCGCGCGCATCCCACACAAGCAGCTCAACTCTCTTCCGTCACCAGCACGAATCCTTTCACTCGCACAAGCGGCGAAGGAAAGCCGGCTCTCACCTGACACACTTCGGCGCCAGATCAACAACGGGCGGCTCAAGGCCACAAAACGGGGCCGAGATTGGGCAGTGTCAGCAACCGATCTCCTGAACTATCTGGAATCGCGGGACACTCGCGGACGACCATCGCGACTGGACCCATCGGCGCGCTTCCAACTCGATCGGCGAAGGGCACTTTCCCCTTCATCCTGACAGGATGCTGGGTAAGCGGCGTGCGGCTATGATGGTGCCTCTCACCCCAATTCCGCCAGCAACTCCCTCAGCTCCGCCGCGCTCCCCGGCCTCCCACCGGGCTCCTTGTCGAGCAACCGCATCACCAGCCCCGACAACGGCAACGGCACACTGGCATCGCGCTCCGCCGGCGACACCGGCACTGTATGCAGCACCTTCGCAATCAGCGCGATCGGTGACGCGCCCTCGAACGGCAGCGCGCCGGTCAGGCACTCATATAGAACGACACCAACAGCGTACAGATCGCTCCGCGCGTCCACTTCCTCGGCGAGTAGTTGCTCCGGCGCCATGTACGCCGGCGTTCCGATCACCATGCCAGCCTGGGTCAGCGTGCTGGTGTGTTGCGCCAGGCGCGCGATTCCGAAATCCATCACCTTGAGCACGCCGTCCGGGTCCAGCAGCATGTTCTGCGGCTTGATGTCGCGATGGATCACGCCCTGGTCGTGCGCAACCTCCAGCGATGCCGCGAGCTGCTGCGCGATGCCGAGTGTCGAAGGCACGCTCAGATGCCCGCGCATGTCGATCAGCTCGCGCACGGTGATTCCCTCGACGTACTCCATCGTTACGTAGTACGCGCCGTCGTGCTCGCCAAGATCGTGCGTGCGCACCACGTTGCGATGCGAGATGCGCCGCGCAAGCCTGATCTCTGTCTTGAATCGTTCCACGACGGTCGGATCGTCGCTCATCGCATTGCTGCGCAACGTCTTGATCGCAACGTCCTCGGCGAGCTCGCGATCGCGCGCCTTGTATACCATCCCCATTCCGCCGCGGCCCACCACGCGCGTGATCTGATACCGGTTCGCGAACAGCTCGCCAGGAATCAGCGCGCCGTCGTCCGGCTCCTGTGTGTCGCCGGTGGCAGCGGCCGATCGCTTGGCCTCGTCCATCTCACGACGAAGATTCGTCACGTGATCCTGCAACCGCTGTTCGCGCGCCTTCACTCCAACGGCCATCGAGTCGAACACGCGAGCAAGCCGCCCAAGCGCATCACCGCGCTCCGCGACCTGCGCCAGCGACCCCGCGGCGTATATCCCACGCTCGACCGCGGTCGCGGCCTCGGCGACTCGCTCCACCTGGCGCAGATAGTCCACTTCCAGATTGCGCAGTCGCTTCTTCTCTATGGATGCACCGACGCGCGCGCGCAGAATCACCTGATCGAATGGCTTGGGAAGAAAGTCGTCCGCACCCGCTTCAATGCACCCGGCGATCGTGGACAGATCATCCGCGGCGGATATCATCACGACCGGAATGTCACGCGTCGCTGGATCCTGCTTGATGCGTCGCAGCACTTCCCGGCCATCCATTCCCGGCATCCGAACGTCGAGCAGCACGACGTCGCACGAGGCTCGCTGCACGATCTCCAGCGCCTTCGCACCGTCTCCCGCGGATACGACGGTATATCCCTGACGCTCCAGATGCCGCTCGAGCACTGCACGGTTGTTCGGCTCGTCATCAACAATCAGGATCGTGCCGCGTCCCTCCGACGAAATATTTTCTGCCGCGGCAATGTCACGCTCAGGCGTTGCAGCTGGCTCGATCGACGCACTACGCTTCGCTGCAACCAGCTGCTCGGTCGCATTGCGGATCTTCCGCACGTCCGCCGAAAATTCCTCGTCGACGGTAGCATGATCCTGCGGGGTGAGCAGTGCGGCCATCGATTCCATGATCCGCGCGTGCGGCGCGCGCAACCTGTCGTACAACGCATCCACATCCCGCTGCGTCACGTCGCGACCACCAGGCGAGAGCGACGCGTTGATCATCTCCAGCGCATCCCGCACCGCGCGCAACGATTCCTCCAGCCGCGCGCGCCGTGCTGCATGATCGGGACCTTCCGCATCCTCGAGCAGCAGCTCACAGTAGCCGACTATGTGGTTCACCGGCGTGCGCATATCGTGACGCAGTGTCGCCACCTCATCCGCGGACAATGTGCGCGTTTGCGCCTGCTCACCCACCTCGGTCACGATCCGCCAAGCAGTGTGTTCATCTTGAGCAGCAGCCGGTCGATCTCTACGGGCTTCGTATCATAGTCGCTGCATCCGGCATCCATCGCCTTGTCCCGATCGCCGGACATCGCATGCGCGGTGAGCGCAATTATCGGAATGGTCTGCGTCTCCGGAGCGGCACGCAGCTGTCGTGTCGCTTCCCAGCCGTCGATCACGGGGAGGCTCATGTCCATCAGGACGATGTCGTACGCGCCACTCCGCGCCATCTCCACGCCCTGCGCCCCGTCGAGTGCCATGTCGACCTCGAAACCCTTCTTCCGAAGCCTGCGCGACAACATGTCACGATTCATCTCGTTGTCCTCCACCAACAGCACCCTGGACATCAGTGGGTCTCCCCGATCTGCGTGTCTCGTCTGATGCGATTGCCAAGCTTGGAGGCAATCTCCGAGAGCAGCTCGTCGCGCGAGTAATTTCCCTTCTGCAACACTGTCGTCACCTGCCCGTTGAGCTTGCTGCGTTCTGCGGCTGTCAACTCCTTTGCTGTCACCACGATCACGGGAACGGTACTCGCGCGGGGCAATGACCGGATCTCGGACAGAAACTCGAAGCCGTCCATCTCCGGCATCATGAGATCGAGCAGGATTATCGCGGGCTCCTCGACATCCATCTGCGTCAGCGCCTCGCGTCCATTCCTGGCTACTTTCACCCGCCACCCCTCGGCTCCGAGCGTGCGTCGCAACAGCTCGCTCGCAGATGGATCGTCCTCCACCACGAGTACCGATCCGCCCTCTTCAAGCGGCCGGTACTTCGCGAGCACCCGGCGCAACTGCTCGCGGTCGATCGGCTTGGTCAGATACTCCGAAGCGCCGAGTGCGAAGCCGGCTCGCTTGTCGTCCACGATCGTCAGCATGATGACCGGTACGTCGCACAGATCCGGATCCGCCTTGAGCGCGGCCAGCACCGACCAGCCATCCATCCCGGGCATCATCACGTCGAGCGTGATGGCATCCGGCCGTGTTTCCCGGGCCGCGCGCAGCCCTGCCTCTCCAGTCGCTGCCTCGTCGACGGTCAATCCTTCACGCAGCAGGAACCTGCGCATCAACGAGCGCACCGATGCCTCGTCATCGATCACAAGTACTCTGCCGGCACTCTGCGTGACGTCGCTGGCTGCGACCGGCGTCTCCGCCGGCGTGTTCTCGCCCACGCTGGCAGGCAGACGAACTGTGAACGTCGATCCGCGCCCGTGCTCGCTCTCCACGGTGATAGTGCCGCCCATCATCTCGCAGAAGCGTCGCGATATCGCGAGGCCGAGTCCGGTGCCGCCAAACCGACGCGTGGTCGACGCTTCTGCCTGCGAGAACGCCTCGAACAGTTTTGCCTGTTGTGCATCCGTCATTCCGATCCCGGTGTCGGAAACGCGGAACGTGTACTCGTCCCGGCCACCTTCAGCGGCACGCGCACGCGTTACATCGAGACGCACGGTTCCGTGATCGGTGAACTTCGACGCGTTGGACAGAAGATTGAGAAGCGTCTGCCGCACCTTGATCATGTCCGCTCGCATCGCACCGAGTCCGGGCGCACAGTTCACCTCGAGGTGATTTCCATTCTGCGCTATGAGTGGCTCGACGGTCGTCACGACGTCGTCAACTGTTGCGCGCACATCGAACGTCTCGAGGTACAACTCCATCTTGCCTGCCTCGATCTTCGACAGATCGAGCACGTCGTTGATCAGCGCGAGCAGATGCTTGCCGGATGATCTGATCTTGCCCAGATCGGCGATGTATGCGGTGTCGCCATTCTCCTCCGCGTCTTCCTTCAGCATCTCGCTGTAGCCGATGATGGCGTTGAGCGGAGTGCGCAGCTCGTGACTCATGTTCGCCAGGAACCGGCTCTTGGCCTGATTCGCAGACTCTGCTTCGCGCTTGGCACTCAACAGATCGGTCACGTCGTGATACAGCGCCATTATGCCGACGTTCTTTCCCTCGACTGCGACAGGCACGCCTGCGAGCTCCACGTCGAGCATCGAGCCATCCTTGCGGCGACGCTTGCCGATCCCTCTCGCCGTACGATGCGTTGCCTGACTCGTGTACGCCTTAGCCTCGGCTTGCGTCTCCTCCGTGTTGATCAGATCATCCAGATCGCGGCCGACGCCTTCCTCCTGCGTGTATCCGAACAATTTCTCGAAGGCGGGATTGAACGACGTGATGCGTCCGTTGGTCTCGAGCGTCACGATTGCAACGGGACTGTTGACGACCACCGTCTCGAAATACTCCTTCTGCCGTTGTGCTTCGGTGTACAGTCGCGCATTCTCGATCGCGATTGCGGCTTGTGGCGCGAACAGATTCAACAATCGCAGATCGTCGGCACCGAACTGTCGTGCCGGATCCGAGTGCACGCTCGCAATCGCTCCAACGAGCCGCTTGCCGATCAGCAACGGTGCAGCCATAACTGCGCGCACGGTACTGCGCACGTCGGAATAGCTTCGTGAACGACCCGACCATTCGTCGTATTCCGGAATGATCAACGGTTCGTGCGTCACCGCGACCGTACCCATCGCGCCTTCACCGAGTCCAAGACGGACGCCGGTGGAATCCTTGCCGATGTGATGGCTCGCGACGATCACGAGCTCGCGCGTCTGCTCGTCGTAGATCGCGAGCTCGCCACCCGTGACGCCGAGCAGCGTGACGGCGCGCTCGAGCACAGCCTGCAGCAGCTTGGAGAGTTCGCGCTCGGACGACAGGTCGGCCATCGTATCAAGCAGTGCCTTCTGTTCATCCGCGCGTCTGCGCTCCGAGACCAGCAGCCTCGCGCGTCCGATTGCGAGACTTGCGAAGTCGGCCACCGCGCTGAGCACCTTGAAGTCGGACGGCGTGAATGCGTTCGGCTCCGCACTTTCCACCACCAGCACACCGATCACCTGGCCATCGATGTGCAGCGGAACGTCCACCTCCGACCCGCTGTTGAGGCTGGGCAGGTAGCTGCGCTCGCCCGCGACGGCGGCGGTGTAATGGAGCTTCGCGTCCTTCATCGCTCGATCGCTCAGCCCCTCGCCGGGATGTACCCGCCAGGCTTTGGGGGCGTCCGGCCAGCCAATGCTCGCACGGAGCACGCGGTCGCCCGTTTCATCCAGAAGAAAGGCGCCGAGGAAGTCGTAGCCCAGCGCTTCGTCATGCAGGCCGTCGACCAGGCGCTGGCAGACCTGCGCTTCGTCGGTAGCCGCTACAAGATCGACGGCCAGCCGCAGCAGCGCGGCCTGTCGATGTGCAAGAGTCCCACGTCGCGGCGTCCTGCGAGCCGCGGATTTAGAAGACACCTGGCGCATGGCGCTCTGTCCTCTTGCTTGTGAAACCGCTGGGTCCGACCGGTCAAGTATGCGGGCAGGGCGTGGCCAACGCTACGGGGAAAAACGAATTGCCTTCGGCCGCTAGTGCGGGATGGCTCCGGCGCCTGCCGCCGGCCCCCATAATGCCGTAACGTTACTTGCCGGGGATGCCCAGCGCACGCATGGCCAATCA
It encodes:
- a CDS encoding DNA repair exonuclease, with the protein product MKFSFIHAADLHLDSPLRGLASKSPEQAKRVGDASRQAFDNLIALAIEEECRFVLIAGDAFDGQWRDYTTGLFFASRMRQLRDAGIDVYMILGNHDAENDLIGRLELTNNVHVLSSRKPESIVIDQLGVAIHGRSFPQRDVTDNLAAGYPEPCAGLFNIGLLHTACTGRNGHAAYAPCTVEQLSNHGYDYWALGHVHTREVLQTDPYIVFPGNLQGRHIGETGSKGATLVQVEDGHVSAVTHRALDVFRWAHASVDVSTADSPGAVHELTRTAIECAVATADGRSLAVRVRLHGECQLHAEMLIGQTALQEVIETIAASIADDIWIEKVELATSPLRTHTTVDPTIASKLQRAIENIAFDESATQSLNAKLAELRTKIPAGAHSEELFAEIRANAPTRARDLALAMIERGGG
- a CDS encoding DUF2283 domain-containing protein; amino-acid sequence: MKLTYDPQADALMIILVERRTRAAQRHLVTREIAPAMYLDLDARGNPVSIEILDASARIPHKQLNSLPSPARILSLAQAAKESRLSPDTLRRQINNGRLKATKRGRDWAVSATDLLNYLESRDTRGRPSRLDPSARFQLDRRRALSPSS
- a CDS encoding protein kinase yields the protein MTEVGEQAQTRTLSADEVATLRHDMRTPVNHIVGYCELLLEDAEGPDHAARRARLEESLRAVRDALEMINASLSPGGRDVTQRDVDALYDRLRAPHARIMESMAALLTPQDHATVDEEFSADVRKIRNATEQLVAAKRSASIEPAATPERDIAAAENISSEGRGTILIVDDEPNNRAVLERHLERQGYTVVSAGDGAKALEIVQRASCDVVLLDVRMPGMDGREVLRRIKQDPATRDIPVVMISAADDLSTIAGCIEAGADDFLPKPFDQVILRARVGASIEKKRLRNLEVDYLRQVERVAEAATAVERGIYAAGSLAQVAERGDALGRLARVFDSMAVGVKAREQRLQDHVTNLRREMDEAKRSAAATGDTQEPDDGALIPGELFANRYQITRVVGRGGMGMVYKARDRELAEDVAIKTLRSNAMSDDPTVVERFKTEIRLARRISHRNVVRTHDLGEHDGAYYVTMEYVEGITVRELIDMRGHLSVPSTLGIAQQLAASLEVAHDQGVIHRDIKPQNMLLDPDGVLKVMDFGIARLAQHTSTLTQAGMVIGTPAYMAPEQLLAEEVDARSDLYAVGVVLYECLTGALPFEGASPIALIAKVLHTVPVSPAERDASVPLPLSGLVMRLLDKEPGGRPGSAAELRELLAELG
- a CDS encoding response regulator, producing the protein MSRVLLVEDNEMNRDMLSRRLRKKGFEVDMALDGAQGVEMARSGAYDIVLMDMSLPVIDGWEATRQLRAAPETQTIPIIALTAHAMSGDRDKAMDAGCSDYDTKPVEIDRLLLKMNTLLGGS
- a CDS encoding response regulator; this encodes MRQVSSKSAARRTPRRGTLAHRQAALLRLAVDLVAATDEAQVCQRLVDGLHDEALGYDFLGAFLLDETGDRVLRASIGWPDAPKAWRVHPGEGLSDRAMKDAKLHYTAAVAGERSYLPSLNSGSEVDVPLHIDGQVIGVLVVESAEPNAFTPSDFKVLSAVADFASLAIGRARLLVSERRRADEQKALLDTMADLSSERELSKLLQAVLERAVTLLGVTGGELAIYDEQTRELVIVASHHIGKDSTGVRLGLGEGAMGTVAVTHEPLIIPEYDEWSGRSRSYSDVRSTVRAVMAAPLLIGKRLVGAIASVHSDPARQFGADDLRLLNLFAPQAAIAIENARLYTEAQRQKEYFETVVVNSPVAIVTLETNGRITSFNPAFEKLFGYTQEEGVGRDLDDLINTEETQAEAKAYTSQATHRTARGIGKRRRKDGSMLDVELAGVPVAVEGKNVGIMALYHDVTDLLSAKREAESANQAKSRFLANMSHELRTPLNAIIGYSEMLKEDAEENGDTAYIADLGKIRSSGKHLLALINDVLDLSKIEAGKMELYLETFDVRATVDDVVTTVEPLIAQNGNHLEVNCAPGLGAMRADMIKVRQTLLNLLSNASKFTDHGTVRLDVTRARAAEGGRDEYTFRVSDTGIGMTDAQQAKLFEAFSQAEASTTRRFGGTGLGLAISRRFCEMMGGTITVESEHGRGSTFTVRLPASVGENTPAETPVAASDVTQSAGRVLVIDDEASVRSLMRRFLLREGLTVDEAATGEAGLRAARETRPDAITLDVMMPGMDGWSVLAALKADPDLCDVPVIMLTIVDDKRAGFALGASEYLTKPIDREQLRRVLAKYRPLEEGGSVLVVEDDPSASELLRRTLGAEGWRVKVARNGREALTQMDVEEPAIILLDLMMPEMDGFEFLSEIRSLPRASTVPVIVVTAKELTAAERSKLNGQVTTVLQKGNYSRDELLSEIASKLGNRIRRDTQIGETH